The proteins below are encoded in one region of Pseudomonas putida NBRC 14164:
- a CDS encoding SDR family oxidoreductase, which yields MPVTAVSGSASGIGAAVCQALRAAGHRVIGIDRANAEVIADLSSASGRQAAISAVLEHCDGVLDGLVCCAGVGSSAVSDTIVSVNYFGVCELLDGLADALAKGERPAAVVIGSIAATHVTPDQQPMIAAMLAGNEALALEHANTLGQSHVAYASSKYAVTCNARSKAVAWAKQGIRLNVVAPGAVETPLHQASLNDPRFAKAVREFVAPLGRAGNPEEIAQVVAFLQSTQASFVHGTVMFVDGGMDAMVRPARF from the coding sequence ATGCCAGTTACAGCGGTCAGCGGTTCTGCATCCGGTATCGGCGCGGCAGTCTGCCAGGCGCTACGCGCCGCCGGGCACCGCGTCATCGGCATCGACCGGGCAAATGCCGAGGTGATTGCCGACCTGTCCAGCGCAAGCGGGCGCCAGGCCGCCATCAGTGCGGTGCTCGAGCACTGCGACGGGGTGCTCGACGGCCTGGTGTGCTGCGCCGGGGTTGGCTCCAGCGCGGTGTCCGACACCATCGTGTCGGTCAACTACTTTGGCGTCTGTGAGCTGCTTGACGGCCTGGCCGATGCGTTGGCCAAGGGCGAGCGGCCGGCCGCTGTAGTGATCGGATCGATTGCGGCCACCCACGTCACCCCCGATCAGCAGCCGATGATCGCGGCCATGCTCGCCGGCAACGAAGCGCTGGCACTGGAACACGCCAATACCTTGGGGCAGTCCCATGTGGCCTATGCCAGCTCCAAATACGCCGTGACCTGCAATGCCCGTAGCAAGGCAGTAGCCTGGGCAAAACAAGGCATACGCCTGAATGTGGTAGCGCCTGGTGCAGTCGAGACGCCGCTGCACCAGGCGTCGCTGAACGATCCGCGCTTTGCCAAGGCGGTCCGTGAGTTTGTCGCACCGCTGGGGCGCGCCGGCAACCCTGAGGAGATCGCCCAGGTCGTGGCATTCTTGCAGTCGACTCAAGCCAGTTTTGTGCACGGCACTGTGATGTTTGTAGATGGCGGTATGGATGCCATGGTTCGTCCGGCACGTTTCTAG
- a CDS encoding helix-turn-helix transcriptional regulator: MGNSTVGFEALAEMGMELAEYDTLIGEFYDGSLNHKLMAKTLRHVRSLYQANYVTLILRVPEQPDLGLMIVVGDIEGEGEVSYWAYPQAVTPFSNPPMDQVFTVEDLMSEAEWANSVYYKTYGTVHDTYHIMGADVSTPDGGKLRFRITRPKAAPKFTASERTLCEMILPHLRRAMHVHNLLDRSESISELYAQAISRLSVATIVLDQNGSVLRLNPVASELLEQADGLKLVGGRLEATYPSDNRELQRLVRNAFARDVNSEKVSTAAEAMSVARPSGQVNLGVVIEAIPTQDWAEGKSKPAVVVYIRDAVGRSMASETVTKQLFNLTRAETALAMELANGLSLEEAAEVLNVRRNTARAHLRSIFSKTGVRRQTELVRIILNSVVALGKPKLAALPNDKPEKPVLKLATPARNSA; this comes from the coding sequence ATGGGCAATTCCACCGTGGGGTTTGAAGCGCTGGCAGAAATGGGTATGGAGCTGGCGGAATATGACACGCTCATCGGCGAGTTCTATGACGGCTCGCTGAACCACAAGTTGATGGCCAAGACCTTGCGCCACGTGCGCAGCCTGTACCAGGCCAATTACGTCACCTTGATCTTGAGAGTGCCTGAGCAACCGGACCTGGGCCTGATGATTGTCGTCGGTGACATCGAAGGCGAGGGGGAGGTGAGCTACTGGGCCTACCCACAAGCTGTCACCCCCTTCAGCAACCCGCCGATGGACCAGGTGTTCACCGTCGAAGACCTGATGAGCGAAGCCGAGTGGGCCAATTCGGTCTACTACAAGACCTACGGTACCGTGCACGACACCTACCACATCATGGGTGCGGACGTTTCCACCCCCGACGGCGGCAAGCTGCGCTTTCGCATTACCCGGCCTAAAGCCGCGCCGAAATTCACCGCCTCCGAGCGCACCCTGTGTGAAATGATCCTGCCGCATTTGCGCCGTGCGATGCACGTGCACAACCTGCTCGACCGCAGCGAGTCGATCAGCGAGCTGTATGCCCAGGCCATCAGCCGCTTGTCAGTGGCCACCATCGTGCTTGACCAGAATGGCAGCGTGCTGCGCCTCAACCCGGTGGCCAGCGAACTGCTGGAACAGGCGGACGGCCTGAAACTGGTGGGTGGGCGCCTTGAAGCCACCTATCCCAGCGACAACCGCGAACTGCAGCGCCTGGTACGCAATGCCTTCGCGCGTGACGTCAATAGCGAAAAGGTCAGCACTGCGGCCGAAGCGATGTCGGTGGCCAGGCCATCGGGCCAGGTCAACCTGGGGGTAGTGATCGAGGCCATTCCTACCCAGGACTGGGCCGAGGGCAAGAGCAAACCTGCAGTGGTGGTATACATCCGCGATGCGGTGGGCCGCTCCATGGCTAGCGAAACGGTAACCAAGCAACTGTTCAACCTGACCCGGGCCGAAACCGCACTGGCCATGGAGCTGGCTAACGGCCTGTCGCTTGAAGAGGCCGCCGAAGTATTGAATGTGCGCCGCAACACCGCACGGGCGCATTTGCGCTCGATCTTTTCAAAGACGGGTGTGCGCCGGCAGACGGAGTTGGTGCGCATCATTCTCAACAGTGTGGTTGCCTTGGGAAAGCCCAAGCTGGCAGCACTGCCAAACGATAAGCCGGAAAAACCGGTGTTGAAGCTGGCCACCCCGGCGCGCAATAGCGCCTGA